The proteins below come from a single Eucalyptus grandis isolate ANBG69807.140 chromosome 3, ASM1654582v1, whole genome shotgun sequence genomic window:
- the LOC104445421 gene encoding TMV resistance protein N-like isoform X4: MAATGGSSASATQYDVFLSFRGPDTRNTFTDYLYRTMVGQGIVAYRDSEELHAGDRIDDLLRAVGESKICILILSRGYASSAWCLRELARVTELHESTGKPEILPIFFDVTPTDVKLRTEMYLKDLEKHEQRHGAEMRQQWEAALGKVAEIKGWEVQGKAQGEVIERVVKEILRKLKVKQRPLDNKLVGVEKQVEAIMELLDVDSGTGVRFVGIHGMGGIGKTTLAKNVFNELYLQFDGQCSFIGNIRESSKGNGLVNLQKQLASDISDSRFVENFGNTDEGIDSITRRASSKKVLIVLDDLDKKELLKKLVGGPNTFGSGSRIIITTRNRGILDEEMGILPYEVKQMDHDKALELFSLHAFNNVSPPDTHQSLSRKVVSTTGRLPLALEVIGSYLHHQNEEIWKEMLERLKNIPHDEVWDKLKISYDALREKEKEVFLDIACFFISRKKLWAAYFWDACHLYPHNSLKKLTDLCLIKIVDGDTIWMHDQLRDLGRDIVKKECTLSRLWNDKEALEVMRSKERKDKIKALNLGQYNSDPISIVDEELERMPNLKFLKLYGGTFVGDINNNLQELRWLSWDSPPLDLGMTNLHLKNLAVFELSYNKNTDNWGGWNILKMENKLKVLSLFNCDGLKQTPDFSRCVSLEILSLEQCLSLQEVDSSIGKLKDLTHLQIHSCINLQNLPKEIGGLMNLKHFSIGSCSKIKKLPDFGKLASLSKLDISHTEITSLPDSIGNAKNLSSLDLSWTSIAELPICIGELTQLKFLSLSVCHNLVELPESIGYLTKLQMLDLSRTKIIELPNSIKNLKQLKVMRMAFCPIQRLPAGIGMLESMEELNVRNCQQLAGELPTAIGELLSPSILDISQTSVCAVPSTTINSLTQLQELDLSFCNELQELPKLPSSLNCLRVKSASLWLVPDLSYLTNLVTLELSNNSRQALAQASTLQLQWVGKLSKLERLELCLSDLPVPSIELGCLPRLKTLTLPRMDSFDSVVVGPQFSHLKNLSTLHLCRCPLMEIQLDGLELLGDLTVTYCEFLKGLSVISSSLKKLSRMEVSNCPELLQIRFLSTMESLERLIVKYCESLGGLYGLSNLKKLNFLTFIRCPVLRVMEGLEELDHLQHLEFGTCPSLKVLTNRSNSKIPNECNVNVWDCEKLPYCGYGCYGDYRKEILEWTRRGLNQEGAAQFLERGQPLIVQLLL, translated from the exons ATGGCAGCAACCGGTGGTTCCAGCGCGTCGGCGACCCAGTACgacgtgttcttgagtttcagagggcCCGACACTCGCAACACCTTCACCGACTACCTCTACCGGACCATGGTCGGCCAGGGGATCGTCGCCTACAGAGACAGCGAAGAGCTTCACGCTGGTGATCGGATCGACGATCTTCTGAGAGCGGTCGGCGAGTCCAAGATCTGCATACTGATCCTCTCCAGAGGCTATGCTTCGAGCGCTTGGTGCCTCCGCGAGCTCGCTCGAGTGACGGAGCTCCATGAATCGACTGGGAAGCCGGAGATCCTACCCATCTTCTTTGATGTCACGCCCACCGACGTCAAGCTCAGGACGGAAATGTACCTGAAGGACTTGGAGAAGCATGAGCAGAGGCACGGTGCCGAGATGAGGCAACAGTGGGAGGCGGCTCTGGGAAAAGTGGCTGAGATCAAGGGATGGGAAGTCCAAGGGAAAGC ACAAGGTGAAGTCATTGAACGTGTTGTGAAAGAGATTCTGCGTAAGCTGAAAGTAAAACAAAGACCTCTGGACAACAAATTGGTTGGGGTAGAAAAACAAGTAGAAGCCATAATGGAATTGTTAGATGTTGACTCTGGCACGGGTGTGCGTTTTGTTGGAATCCATGGAATGGGCGGGATCGGTAAAACCACTCTTGCTAAGAATGTTTTCAATGAATTATATCTTCAGTTTGATGGCCAATGCAGCTTCATTGGGAACATCCGAGAATCATCAAAAGGAAATGGCCTAGTGAATCTGCAGAAACAGTTGGCATCTGACATCTCTGATTCTAGATTTGTAGAAAATTTTGGTAACACCGATGAAGGGATAGACAGCATAACAAGGAGAGCTAGTTCTAAGAAAGTTCTCATTGTTCTAGATGATCTAGACAAGAAAGAACTACTTAAGAAACTAGTGGGGGGGCCTAACACTTTTGGTTCCGGGAGTAGGATCATCATAACAACAAGAAATAGAGGGATTCTGGATGAAGAGATGGGAATCTTACCTTATGAAGTAAAGCAAATGGATCATGATAAAGCGCTAGAGCTTTTTAGTTTGCATGCCTTTAACAATGTCTCTCCTCCTGATACTCATCAAAGTCTCTCTCGGAAAGTTGTATCTACGACCGGGCGACTCCCATTGGCTCTTGAAGTTATAGGTTCCTATCTTCATCACCAAAACGAGGAGATATGGAAAGAAATGCTAGAAAGGTTGAAGAATATACCTCATGATGAAGTTTGGGATAAGTTGaaaataagttatgatgcattacgggagaaggaaaaagaagtttttcttgatattgcatgcTTCTTCATATCTAGAAAGAAATTATGGGCAGCCTATTTCTGGGATGCTTGCCATCTTTACCCCCATAACTCATTGAAAAAACTTACCGATTTGTGTCTAATTAAAATTGTTGATGGTGATACtatatggatgcatgatcaattgagaGACCTTGGAAGAGACATTGTTAAAAAAGAATGTACCCTTAGTAGGTTGTGGAATGACAAAGAAGCTTTGGAAGTAATGAGATCAAAAGAG AGAAAGGACAAAATTAAAGCACTCAATTTAGGTCAATATAATTCGGATCCCATCAGCATTGTGGATGAAGAACTTGAGAGGATGCCAAATCTAAAATTTCTCAAGTTATATGGAGGGACTTTTGTTGGAGACATCAACAATAATCTCCAAGagctaagatggctttcttgggaTTCTCCTCCTTTAGATCTTGGAATGACCAATTTACACTTGAAAAATCTAGCAGTTTTCGAACTTTCATACAATAAAAACACCGACAACTGGGGTGGATGGAACATTTTGAAG AtggaaaacaaattgaaagttctttctctcttcaattGTGATGGATTGAAACAGACTCCAGACTTTTCTAGATGCGTGAGTTTGGAGATACTATCTCTTGAACAGTGTCTCTCTTTGCAAGAAGTTGACTCCTCTATTGGGAAACTAAAAGATCTTACTCACTTGCAAATTCATTCGTGCATAAATCTTCAAAATTTGCCTAAAGAGATTGGAGGACTGATGAATCTAAAGCACTTTTCTATCGGGAGCTGCTCCAAAATAAAGAAACTTCCAGACTTCGGGAAATTAGCATCATTGTCGAAGTTGGATATATCACATACAGAAATTACAAGTTTACCTGATTCTATTGGTAATGCAAAGAACCTATCATCCCTTGATCTATCTTGGACGTCAATTGCGGAACTTCCAATTTGTATTGGAGAGCTTACACAACTCAAATTCCTTTCACTCTCTGTTTGTCATAATCTTGTGGAGCTTCCAGAATCAATAGGTTATTTGACAAAATTACAGATGTTGGATCTctcaaggacaaaaattattgaGTTACCTAATTCGATAAAGAATCTCAAGCAGTTGAAGGTGATGAGGATGGCATTCTGTCCAATACAGAGGTTGCCAGCCGGTATTGGAATGCTAGAGAGCATGGAGGAGCTCAATGTCCGAAATTGTCAACAACTTGCGGGCGAACTCCCAACTGCAATTGGCGAACTATTGTCTCCAAGTATCCTAGACATATCGCAAACTAGTGTTTGTGCAGTCCCATCGACGACAATTAATTCCCTTACGCAACTCCAAGAGCTGGATCTATCATTTTGTAATGAGCTTCAAGAGTTGCCAAAACTTCCCTCAAGTTTGAATTGCCTACGTGTTAAATCGGCATCATTGTGGTTAGTTCCGGATCTTAGTTACCTCACGAATCTAGTGACTTTGGAGCTGTCCAACAACTCTAGACAAGCACTTGCCCAGGCATCAACTCTTCAATTACAATGGGTTGGGAAGTTATCTAAGCTGGAGCGGTTGGAGTTGTGCCTTTCGGATCTTCCTGTGCCGTCAATAGAGTTGGGTTGCCTACCTCGACTTAAAACACTCACCTTACCTCGCATGGATAGTTTTGACTCGGTAGTCGTTGGACCACAATTTTCGCACTTgaaaaatttgtccacattGCATCTTTGTCGCTGTCCACTGATGGAAATTCAACTAGATGGGCTTGAACTATTGGGAGATTTGACTGTGACATACTGCGAGTTTCTCAAGGGATTGTCAGTTATTTCATCGAGCTTGAAGAAGCTTTCTAGAATGGAAGTTAGTAATTGCCCAGAGTTACTTCAAATTCGATTTCTCAGTACGATGGAATCATTGGAGAGGCTCATAGTTAAATACTGCGAATCCCTAGGAGGGTTGTATGGtttatcaaacttgaagaagCTGAACTTTTTAACATTCATCAGGTGCCCTGTGCTACGGGTTATGGAGGGCCTTGAAGAATTGGATCATTTGCAGCACTTGGAATTCGGCACGTGTCCATCGTTGAAAGTGTTGACTAATCGATCCAACTCAAAGATACCAAATGAATGCAACGTAAATGTATGGGATTGCGAGAAGTTACCATATTGCGGTTATGGCTGTTACGGGGATTACAGAAAGGAGATTCTTGAGTGGACGAGGAGGGGATTAAACCAG GAGGGTGCGGCACAGTTCTTGGAACGCGGCCAACCGCTCATCGTACAG
- the LOC104445421 gene encoding TMV resistance protein N-like isoform X2, giving the protein MAATGGSSASATQYDVFLSFRGPDTRNTFTDYLYRTMVGQGIVAYRDSEELHAGDRIDDLLRAVGESKICILILSRGYASSAWCLRELARVTELHESTGKPEILPIFFDVTPTDVKLRTEMYLKDLEKHEQRHGAEMRQQWEAALGKVAEIKGWEVQGKAQGEVIERVVKEILRKLKVKQRPLDNKLVGVEKQVEAIMELLDVDSGTGVRFVGIHGMGGIGKTTLAKNVFNELYLQFDGQCSFIGNIRESSKGNGLVNLQKQLASDISDSRFVENFGNTDEGIDSITRRASSKKVLIVLDDLDKKELLKKLVGGPNTFGSGSRIIITTRNRGILDEEMGILPYEVKQMDHDKALELFSLHAFNNVSPPDTHQSLSRKVVSTTGRLPLALEVIGSYLHHQNEEIWKEMLERLKNIPHDEVWDKLKISYDALREKEKEVFLDIACFFISRKKLWAAYFWDACHLYPHNSLKKLTDLCLIKIVDGDTIWMHDQLRDLGRDIVKKECTLSRLWNDKEALEVMRSKERKDKIKALNLGQYNSDPISIVDEELERMPNLKFLKLYGGTFVGDINNNLQELRWLSWDSPPLDLGMTNLHLKNLAVFELSYNKNTDNWGGWNILKMENKLKVLSLFNCDGLKQTPDFSRCVSLEILSLEQCLSLQEVDSSIGKLKDLTHLQIHSCINLQNLPKEIGGLMNLKHFSIGSCSKIKKLPDFGKLASLSKLDISHTEITSLPDSIGNAKNLSSLDLSWTSIAELPICIGELTQLKFLSLSVCHNLVELPESIGYLTKLQMLDLSRTKIIELPNSIKNLKQLKVMRMAFCPIQRLPAGIGMLESMEELNVRNCQQLAGELPTAIGELLSPSILDISQTSVCAVPSTTINSLTQLQELDLSFCNELQELPKLPSSLNCLRVKSASLWLVPDLSYLTNLVTLELSNNSRQALAQASTLQLQWVGKLSKLERLELCLSDLPVPSIELGCLPRLKTLTLPRMDSFDSVVVGPQFSHLKNLSTLHLCRCPLMEIQLDGLELLGDLTVTYCEFLKGLSVISSSLKKLSRMEVSNCPELLQIRFLSTMESLERLIVKYCESLGGLYGLSNLKKLNFLTFIRCPVLRVMEGLEELDHLQHLEFGTCPSLKVLTNRSNSKIPNECNVNVWDCEKLPYCGYGCYGDYRKEILEWTRRGLNQEGAARFFERGQPLIVQEDATETDAEESVMETNNYYSRNLPLTIGFLWSPELDTELDSTSLNNSKFFHEPHLRMFPEVYAQFYKQNVTDSSNGEMNEFTM; this is encoded by the exons ATGGCAGCAACCGGTGGTTCCAGCGCGTCGGCGACCCAGTACgacgtgttcttgagtttcagagggcCCGACACTCGCAACACCTTCACCGACTACCTCTACCGGACCATGGTCGGCCAGGGGATCGTCGCCTACAGAGACAGCGAAGAGCTTCACGCTGGTGATCGGATCGACGATCTTCTGAGAGCGGTCGGCGAGTCCAAGATCTGCATACTGATCCTCTCCAGAGGCTATGCTTCGAGCGCTTGGTGCCTCCGCGAGCTCGCTCGAGTGACGGAGCTCCATGAATCGACTGGGAAGCCGGAGATCCTACCCATCTTCTTTGATGTCACGCCCACCGACGTCAAGCTCAGGACGGAAATGTACCTGAAGGACTTGGAGAAGCATGAGCAGAGGCACGGTGCCGAGATGAGGCAACAGTGGGAGGCGGCTCTGGGAAAAGTGGCTGAGATCAAGGGATGGGAAGTCCAAGGGAAAGC ACAAGGTGAAGTCATTGAACGTGTTGTGAAAGAGATTCTGCGTAAGCTGAAAGTAAAACAAAGACCTCTGGACAACAAATTGGTTGGGGTAGAAAAACAAGTAGAAGCCATAATGGAATTGTTAGATGTTGACTCTGGCACGGGTGTGCGTTTTGTTGGAATCCATGGAATGGGCGGGATCGGTAAAACCACTCTTGCTAAGAATGTTTTCAATGAATTATATCTTCAGTTTGATGGCCAATGCAGCTTCATTGGGAACATCCGAGAATCATCAAAAGGAAATGGCCTAGTGAATCTGCAGAAACAGTTGGCATCTGACATCTCTGATTCTAGATTTGTAGAAAATTTTGGTAACACCGATGAAGGGATAGACAGCATAACAAGGAGAGCTAGTTCTAAGAAAGTTCTCATTGTTCTAGATGATCTAGACAAGAAAGAACTACTTAAGAAACTAGTGGGGGGGCCTAACACTTTTGGTTCCGGGAGTAGGATCATCATAACAACAAGAAATAGAGGGATTCTGGATGAAGAGATGGGAATCTTACCTTATGAAGTAAAGCAAATGGATCATGATAAAGCGCTAGAGCTTTTTAGTTTGCATGCCTTTAACAATGTCTCTCCTCCTGATACTCATCAAAGTCTCTCTCGGAAAGTTGTATCTACGACCGGGCGACTCCCATTGGCTCTTGAAGTTATAGGTTCCTATCTTCATCACCAAAACGAGGAGATATGGAAAGAAATGCTAGAAAGGTTGAAGAATATACCTCATGATGAAGTTTGGGATAAGTTGaaaataagttatgatgcattacgggagaaggaaaaagaagtttttcttgatattgcatgcTTCTTCATATCTAGAAAGAAATTATGGGCAGCCTATTTCTGGGATGCTTGCCATCTTTACCCCCATAACTCATTGAAAAAACTTACCGATTTGTGTCTAATTAAAATTGTTGATGGTGATACtatatggatgcatgatcaattgagaGACCTTGGAAGAGACATTGTTAAAAAAGAATGTACCCTTAGTAGGTTGTGGAATGACAAAGAAGCTTTGGAAGTAATGAGATCAAAAGAG AGAAAGGACAAAATTAAAGCACTCAATTTAGGTCAATATAATTCGGATCCCATCAGCATTGTGGATGAAGAACTTGAGAGGATGCCAAATCTAAAATTTCTCAAGTTATATGGAGGGACTTTTGTTGGAGACATCAACAATAATCTCCAAGagctaagatggctttcttgggaTTCTCCTCCTTTAGATCTTGGAATGACCAATTTACACTTGAAAAATCTAGCAGTTTTCGAACTTTCATACAATAAAAACACCGACAACTGGGGTGGATGGAACATTTTGAAG AtggaaaacaaattgaaagttctttctctcttcaattGTGATGGATTGAAACAGACTCCAGACTTTTCTAGATGCGTGAGTTTGGAGATACTATCTCTTGAACAGTGTCTCTCTTTGCAAGAAGTTGACTCCTCTATTGGGAAACTAAAAGATCTTACTCACTTGCAAATTCATTCGTGCATAAATCTTCAAAATTTGCCTAAAGAGATTGGAGGACTGATGAATCTAAAGCACTTTTCTATCGGGAGCTGCTCCAAAATAAAGAAACTTCCAGACTTCGGGAAATTAGCATCATTGTCGAAGTTGGATATATCACATACAGAAATTACAAGTTTACCTGATTCTATTGGTAATGCAAAGAACCTATCATCCCTTGATCTATCTTGGACGTCAATTGCGGAACTTCCAATTTGTATTGGAGAGCTTACACAACTCAAATTCCTTTCACTCTCTGTTTGTCATAATCTTGTGGAGCTTCCAGAATCAATAGGTTATTTGACAAAATTACAGATGTTGGATCTctcaaggacaaaaattattgaGTTACCTAATTCGATAAAGAATCTCAAGCAGTTGAAGGTGATGAGGATGGCATTCTGTCCAATACAGAGGTTGCCAGCCGGTATTGGAATGCTAGAGAGCATGGAGGAGCTCAATGTCCGAAATTGTCAACAACTTGCGGGCGAACTCCCAACTGCAATTGGCGAACTATTGTCTCCAAGTATCCTAGACATATCGCAAACTAGTGTTTGTGCAGTCCCATCGACGACAATTAATTCCCTTACGCAACTCCAAGAGCTGGATCTATCATTTTGTAATGAGCTTCAAGAGTTGCCAAAACTTCCCTCAAGTTTGAATTGCCTACGTGTTAAATCGGCATCATTGTGGTTAGTTCCGGATCTTAGTTACCTCACGAATCTAGTGACTTTGGAGCTGTCCAACAACTCTAGACAAGCACTTGCCCAGGCATCAACTCTTCAATTACAATGGGTTGGGAAGTTATCTAAGCTGGAGCGGTTGGAGTTGTGCCTTTCGGATCTTCCTGTGCCGTCAATAGAGTTGGGTTGCCTACCTCGACTTAAAACACTCACCTTACCTCGCATGGATAGTTTTGACTCGGTAGTCGTTGGACCACAATTTTCGCACTTgaaaaatttgtccacattGCATCTTTGTCGCTGTCCACTGATGGAAATTCAACTAGATGGGCTTGAACTATTGGGAGATTTGACTGTGACATACTGCGAGTTTCTCAAGGGATTGTCAGTTATTTCATCGAGCTTGAAGAAGCTTTCTAGAATGGAAGTTAGTAATTGCCCAGAGTTACTTCAAATTCGATTTCTCAGTACGATGGAATCATTGGAGAGGCTCATAGTTAAATACTGCGAATCCCTAGGAGGGTTGTATGGtttatcaaacttgaagaagCTGAACTTTTTAACATTCATCAGGTGCCCTGTGCTACGGGTTATGGAGGGCCTTGAAGAATTGGATCATTTGCAGCACTTGGAATTCGGCACGTGTCCATCGTTGAAAGTGTTGACTAATCGATCCAACTCAAAGATACCAAATGAATGCAACGTAAATGTATGGGATTGCGAGAAGTTACCATATTGCGGTTATGGCTGTTACGGGGATTACAGAAAGGAGATTCTTGAGTGGACGAGGAGGGGATTAAACCAG